From one Anguilla rostrata isolate EN2019 chromosome 12, ASM1855537v3, whole genome shotgun sequence genomic stretch:
- the cbln20 gene encoding cerebellin 20 — translation MRGLLLLCLFGTVLGNYSWNGPGQEAPTKPTSDNVCLTDTASCGCCLMQKQMHRMEGYFNMSLDELQRKVNRAQAALNNVRSSRSAFSVALTDTRRCVGPNRAGSPIVYEYVFLNLGDNYNRVDGVFTAPRAGVYSLALTVYSDSGAPGSLLMACANLRVNGADVAKLNDANDEDQEDSATAVLALQLAAGDRVSVYLPVGCSLCDNASHYNTFSGFLLYATD, via the exons ATGAGAG GACTCCTGTTGCTGTGCCTGTTTGGGACTGTGTTGGGAAACTACTCTTGGAATGGCCCTGGGCAGGAGGCGCCGACCAAACCCACTTCAGACAACG TGTGCCTGACGGACACGGCGTCCTGCGGCTGCTGTCTCATGCAGAAGCAGATGCATCGCATGGAGGGGTACTTCAACATGTCCCTGGATGAGCTTCAGCGCAAAGTGAACAGGGCGCAGGCCGCGCTCAACAACGTccgct CTAGCCGAAGCGCCTTCTCAGTGGCTCTGACGGACACCCGCAGGTGCGTAGGCCCGAACCGCGCGGGTTCTCCAATTGTGTACGAGTACGTTTTCCTCAACCTGGGCGACAACTACAACCGCGTAGACGGTGTGTTCACCGCCCCGCGCGCGGGCGTCTACAGCCTGGCCCTCACCGTGTACAGCGACAGCGGCGCGCCCGGCAGCCTTCTGATGGCCTGTGCCAACCTGCGGGTGAACGGCGCGGACGTGGCCAAACTCAACGACGCCAACGACGAGGACCAGGAGGACAGCGCCACCGCCGTGCTGGCCCTGCAGCTGGCCGCCGGCGACAGGGTGTCCGTGTACCTGCCGGTCGGCTGCTCCCTCTGCGACAACGCGAGCCACTACAACACCTTCAGCGGCTTCCTGCTGTACGCCACCGACTGA